The DNA window CACTGAGgaaatgtgccaacaatgcccagatgctttgtatattggacagactcctaactcccttagacaaagggtcaacggtcacaaaacagacatcaaaacactccagatccacaaaccagttagtcaacattttaatggaatggggcattctgtcaatgacctcaaggtatgtgtgttactgaaaagaaattatcgctcctttgtagaaagggaagtggatgaactgacatttatattcaaattcggaacattaacacatggtttaaatcgttaggtgaactttctgagtcattataggggctcgtctgtatacttaactcaatctaattcttgatcctccccctcacccctccactctctgatttgctcaccttgattatctttttctgatttgtcctccttgcttactgttttttgttctctgtgtcttaaatatcgagtctgttctggtctggatatggtctgaagaagtgggtctgtcccacgaaagctcacctaataaactattttgctagtctttaaagtgctacttgactgctctttgttttgttttgataccctATCCAGGGAGACCACCTTGGTTACatcaatcttgcagcccactgagatgaaggagggccacttatgCAGCCCACTCGCCAGCGCAGGTCAACCATTGTTGCTCCAGGACCATGCAGAGTGGGAGGAacccagagcttgggctccagccAAAACTCAGAAGTGTACATCACAGCAATGAAATGGCTTTGGAGATCAAGCCCAGTGAGCTGGAGTcggctggcacaggccagccacaaaTTTTTCTTTGCTGTATAGGCATGCCCATGGAGGGCTTCCTGGGGAGATGCAGATCCACTCCCTGCAGAAGTTTCTACCACCAGGGCAGCATTCTGGGACAAGCCAGAGATTGGCATGTGACATAGCTGGTGCATCCCATTTTGCAGCTAAACTCAAGCACATGTGCATATGAAGgacaaagcaaagaaaacagaTATATTATTCTGGACAGATTGAAGTAGAAATCCTATCAGCATGCGTGCTAATTGAGGCAAACAGTGAACGCACTGGAGCTTGAAAGGGGTAGGAAgattcatattttttttaaaaaaactgtataCTCACATGCTAAAGTTTTCAAACTCTGGTGTTCAGAAGGTTTGTGCATAACCACTGTGGACTACATATGTGGTACAGCACCTCAGAACTGCAATGCCCAACCAGCACTGAGCCAAATTCTAGGTTTGTCTGCTAcaggaggaggagacaggaaTGGGGTAAAAAGCCTAACTGCAAATTAATCTACATTTGGACATACAATAAAAAGTTTGGTATAAATGATAAGCTAGGCAAGTACACCCATCCCAAAATACACAGAAGTGTCAGCTTCCCAATGTAGCCGATAGCCCATTAAAAGCACTTTAGTCTCCCGACTGTTCTAAGATTCTTCCCACTATTGCTGAACAGAACATCATGTGACCTAACAGTGAAGACTAATGCAGAGTTGCAcaccttcttcttctttttgatAGGTCACAACCAAGTGTTGTTGCAACAGATAGGTTGGTTCTTTTAATGGTTAAGACCAAACAAAAATCACTATTTACCTCAGAAGCAAGAGGACCTTCAATAAAACTGAAAGGCAGGATAGTTAAAACAGATAAAAGAAAATACTTTCTTTCCCCAGGAGCCTTTGAAACTCATTGCCACAAAGTATAAATGAAACCAATAGCTCAGTAGGGTTCACATAATGAATGGATAATAAAGAACCTCCACAACTATATTAATCAGAAATTtataaaaataagaaagaaagaaaaactcttACATTTTAGGCTATTAGGCCACATCTGATTTAGGCAGAGAGAAAATAATAATCCCTATGGAAAAATCCTAATTGCTAGATtcttgtcttttttatttttttaaagaacctgATACTGGCCATTCTCAGAAACAGAATGTTGCATGAGGATGATTAGTCTGATCCATATTGGTAAATGCTGTGAAACCTCCTACCTTTGTAATATTCTGCTGTGTTTAGCTAAAAGGGAAAACACTCACTTGCCTTTAAAGCTAGAAAGAACTAATTTTTTCATTGACGCAAGAattcatgaaacaaaacaaaacaaaatgaaaaagaaataatattttcaaaaacaaccaaAATGTTTGTGGGCACAATTTTCAATCAAGAAATAATGCAACCCACAATTTTGTTGCAGCATACAATTGCACCAGCAATTAATTCCACATACAAATATCACCACACATATAACTGTGAGAATTATTTGCTCTGCATGTCACCTTCAAAAGTGTGTTTACCACAGTGAAATCTTTCTGAACATCAGACTCAAAATGAAGAGCCCTAATAATTCAGGGGAATTGGGCTGGCAAATTAGCTGGGCTTTTCAAACTCAGAAACCCAAGAAGAACACAAACAAGTCACAGCAAAgtctcaaaaagaaaagaaaatgatccCTTCAAAGGGGCTATATTTTGTTCCGAGTTTCTCGCTTCTTTGTCGTAAATGCCTCATATTTTCTCATAAAACAACTGAATTTCTAAATGGAATTATATAAATATTACAAGCTCCCAGCTTTGCTTTTCACTCTGTGCCTGGAAGGTGAATGGCAGCAATTTCTTCGAGCTTTTCCAAGCAAGCCTAGAGGGACTATTTTACTAGCTCGCTGTAGCTCTGATTAAAATTACAAATAATGGTTACAAATGCAGACAAGGCATAAGAATCCACATACTTGTTAAAAATTAAATGTTGTGGAAGATGATGTAATGACATTTTTATGCAAAACCACATAATTTGGAAAACAGGATGTAAAAATATAATCTAAAAACCCTTTCCATGCTTAATGAAGAGCACAAAGGGATGTTTTTGGAAATAATGACATTTTCTGGCTGTTATACAGGACACAGGGGCATTGCTATTAATCCGTTAATAGTCCCATTGAGAGACGAGAAACAGACAAGGAGATTGTTATTCTTTTATAAAATTCCTTCCCAAATTTATTTCTCAAGCTGATGGATGTAAACTGCCTTGAAGGTACAAGATGGCCATCAGAAAGAAATGTAACAAACTAGCCAAATATATTAAATTAAGAtggttttattttgattttttttaattattaataaGCTTTTGAAAATTTGTATTCTGTATGAACTTCAACCTTCCCATTTCTGAGTAAAATAAAGGTAAATTTTATCCATTTAATGCTTTGGTAGCGGACTGCTATAGCTATTTTACAATCTCTGTGACAGGATGTACCTCCCTAATCaggcactctttcatccagcaacatcagtaacccagtatgattttagttagccggattagcacttatcatgggtgtagccaagttccctgtggtcccataaagtttgttcacagccaccagtcctggctgtcagtgttctgtgctgtttagctctaaATTACATCTACCTGTCTTCTAAGCGCCtcataagcagtggaaatgttggcaatgccgctagacaacactgacctcctgtggcctagcaaattctctcatttggtctgggtcaggtcctgagggcgctGAAAGAGAGAGGTTTAACCAGTACAAGTGTAAAAACTTCAGAGTGGATAACCTGTTGCCTCATTCCCCCATATTATTATTGGGTCTCAGTAGAGTTTctcactctttctctctgtctcaggCTATGTTTATAGCCTGATGTTgctgttggctacatctacactagagtacttagagcagcacagctgtaccgAAGCAGTGAAGCCACTGTAAGATTGTCATGTGTAGCTGCCGTATGCTGATGGGAGAAagttagcatcttttgaacttcctcattaacatgccccttccgaaaggagagggctcatgtagacacacctttgatgttcacacctccacattagctactgataatgagccacatcctccctgactgaattgacctggtttctcctctcttgatgtccaGAACTCTTCATTAGCTGCTAATAATAggctacatcctccctgactgaactgaccttgtcaactctggccctcctcttgactggaactccctccttttcatgagcttataaatttagaccctcctctggaaccccactCATGCATGAGATTAAttaagctggtctttgcccatgaaagcttatgctccaaaatatctgtttgaaCCCAGGAGGTCAGGTGGGTTGGTACTTGTGCAGGTAACCCAGGCTGTCACATAAGCCAACATggccacactgctattttcagtATATTCACTCAAGCAAGGCTAGTACCTGTCTGTCCTCCCAGATGCTGTACAGATGTAACTAATGGCAGATCCAAAGTCAACCCTACAAGGCTGCAGGAATACCTTTAAAAGCACTCTCCCAGTCTTTGTAAGCATAGGAATGTACCACTTGTAACAGCTGACCAAACTTGTGAGACCTTGCACTCACAAGATGATGGCACTTCTGTGTCATGTCATAACTTTTGATTACCTTATCTGATCAACAATTCCACTGGCCAGAAAGGTGAACCCTTGACCCTATTTTTAGGCACTTGCTTTGCAATACAAAAGGAAGCTCTGAAAAGGAATAATTATACTGAAAGTGCTTTAACCCATGCAATATCTTTAACTATTGAGTAAGGTTACTGCCTGACCCCCTTAACTTTTCTGGAGTGTTTCACCCTGGTAACCCCAGATATATAAGTCATTAACACCTTTTGTTACTACCATACAAAATGTATCAATATCAACTGCAATCGGTGGCGATAAAATGGAATGAAAGGCTAACTGCACTATTAATCTCACTGTAAAGTCTTTGGCATGTCAAACTTTGGGGGCCATTTCTATCATGTTTGTGTACATAATTAAATAGTCACATAAAGATATGCTTTCCTGCATCTTGCCAAAATGTGAAGATGCTATGAGAATATACCTGCCAGAAGTGGGTTTACTCAGGATCTCAGGTGTTAAAGTGAACAGGTAATTTACTTTCACAGAAACCTtggaaaaatctttaaaatgtcaGCTGTTTTTTATATTATCTCTTTAACTTCTGAGCACAGCAACAAGGAAAACTCTTCTTCATTATGCTAAAGTGAGTCCCAAATTGTGCACTAAAAGGTTACAACCACAATTACATGGAAGTGAAAGATGCACTCTAAGAAGAAGAGTTAGGAATTGTAAGTACTATATCACAGCATAAACCACAAGTGCCGTCTTTCAGAATGAAGAAGTAGAAGCAAGATTCATTCCCATTAAActcttttttccctcttccatGGCAAAAAGACTGCTTGTGAATTCAGTGTTGTAAGGATTTAAGCTGCTGCATCAACATATTACAAGCTGCAAAATAGAAAAGGACTGATAACTGGTCATTTGGGTTCTGCTCCTTACAGAAAATGAATAGCCAATACGTGCGCTTTGAAGTGTTCGGATGTGAAACTGAGGAACTAACAAACTTCTGGGAAAAAACCATTGAAAAACAAACTAAACATCTGCAAATTGAAAAAGAACGTCAACAGAGAAGCGCTCTGCCAAAGTAAGTGGGGTGTGTGGCTGCTTGGCTCATTGGGTTTGTATTGTAATCCTTTAAAAATAGCCAATAAATATATTTGGCGCATACAATAGATGCCAGAATGACAGCCCAAGGCTTTGGAATTCTTTGTATAATAGGCAACAAAGCTTCATGTACTGCATGTCCCTCCATGTGCACTTCAACCATAACCTCAATGGCGATCCCTGCTCAAGTCATTAATGCTGACTTTACCCTTAACTGTGTGATGCTGTGCGGAGCCTCATCTCAACCAAAGCAGAAAATCTGCCCTGACATCCTTTAGCCTTGCTGGCTTTGTGTTCCCTAAAATGTGTGTGTTCTTAACTTGGAGTAGCTCACTCAGTAATACAAGGTCAATCCCTAATGAAAATAAGGCAACTGTAGTTTCAACATGTGTCAGAAAGTCAAGGAAAAGGCTAAGCCTTTACCTCAGCCTGCTAACCCCTGGAAACTATGTCTTCAGAGGATCTTGCTTTGAGCTAGTCACCCTGAGGTAatacacctttttttttcccacctaGTGAAGATGCTCCTTTTGCCATAAATTGGCCCCAAATAAAGGATGAGTTTGTGCAAAATTCACCTCCCTCtttctcttttggaaaaagattaAAATCCAACAAAAGAATAAGGAAAGATGGTCTTGCAGTTAGTGCCTGGTCTGGGAGCTGTGAAAACTGAGCTGAGTTTATTTCTTGGGTCTGCCTTAGGTTCACACTGCAACCTTGAGAAAGTCATTTAATGTATCCATCTtcagctccccatctgtaaaatttcTCCAGTCTCTTGTCTGACTTGTCTATTTGTTCTTTGGGCTGGCCAGGAACTGCCTGAGTAAGAATCTGTTCAGTGCTTTGTGTATTGCCTTCATCCTGACTGGGGCCTCTAGGTACTATTGCAATACAGATAAATTCCCACCTGTCACCTAACCTATCTGGTCATCGAGTAAGAAGCATTGCTCCTGGTGCCAAAGGCAACCAAGAGGTtgtccagcaggtggcagcagtcAATCTTGAGAAATAAGGGCGGACCCACAAAGTCGCTTTGTCAAGACAGAAGAGGTGAGAACTAGAGATGTCAGTGAGTTCCAAAGCTCAGGTCAGGTTCCCGCCTCATGTTATAACTATTCCCAGTAAAACAAGCCACAtatcatgtcgcactttaaagactaccaatgAGCTTTTAaggggcagatccacttcctcagacctgAAGATATCTGGAGATGTCTCCAaagctgaggaaatgggtctgccccatgaaagctcatcaactaataaattattttgttattctttaaagtgctacttggctggtGCTttggtttgttagaatacagactaacatggctacctctctggtactattcccAGGGACATTATGCTAGAAGGCACTCCAGATGACTGGGATTTAGTCATTCTCCCACTGATGCTACTGCAGGCAATggtggaaaaggttcagaagataCAGCAAGGTCACGACATTCGCAAATTTaacattcgcaaattcaattattcgcgaggGGCTCATTGTCCCCTGAACTGTTGCCGCCACATGGCACAAGGCACTGTAGGTGCCTGCGCAGTGCTGCTATTGCTGCTGCGTGGCACAAGACACCACAGCCCCCCATGCGGTGCTCCTGGACTGCCCCGAGGTGCCCTAGCCACCCGTGTGGTGCATCcagatattcacaaaattcagcaTTTACAAGGGCTGTCAGTGCCAAACCCTTGCGAATGTCATGACCCTACTGCAAATCTGTGGGGCTATGTCTATAGTAGATACATCTGtggacagtaacatctgtcaacagagctgtggtgacagaaactctgtcgacagagtgcatctacataggccatgtctacgcttgcattcctctttcgaaagagtcatgcaaatgaggaaaatcaaaaatgcaaatgagtagatttacatagctggtgcctcatttgcatattcttctttcgaaagaagaaaagcagggtagatGCAGCTTTTGCTAAAgtaaaccccgttttcaaaagaacccttcttcccatttttttatgGAAGAAGTGTTCCTtcgaagagggggtttactttcgaaagagctgtatctacactgcttttcgtcttttgaaagaagaatatgcaaataaagcaccagatatataaatcttcacctcattttgcattttcattttctcttatttgcatgcctctttcaaaagaggaatgccagtgtagacacagccacacgaAAGAAGATCTctagagcaatctgctctgtcgacagagagcagccaggctccccgccctctgtagacagaatggctgacccaaagctctgcaaacagaactctgtcaacagaagtgttattcctcaaatttttaaGGGATAACGCTGTCAAGACAAATACAGAGTTCTGttaagactctgttgacagaacattttggccgtgtctacactagcccaaatcttcgaaatggtcatgcaaatggccatttcaaagattactaatgaggcgctgaaata is part of the Carettochelys insculpta isolate YL-2023 chromosome 5, ASM3395843v1, whole genome shotgun sequence genome and encodes:
- the LOC142013102 gene encoding protein FAM240B-like, whose protein sequence is MNSQYVRFEVFGCETEELTNFWEKTIEKQTKHLQIEKERQQRSALPKLRTEWKERLEKRIQVMKTQNEEPAS